The Winslowiella toletana region TCTATGTTCATTCAGCGTAAAATGCTGCTGGCATCAGTGGTAGCTGTTAGTGTTGTGCTTGCTGGCTGTACCTCTAAAGTCGCGGATACCAGACAATTCTCCGGATTTTTACCCGACTATAGTCAATTACGAGCCACGCAGTCGGCATCCGGGCAGGACACCCTGCGCTGGATATCACCGGACTTCAAAGAGAGTGATTATCGCGGCATCGTTTTTACTCCGGTGATTTACTATCCGGCAGCGGCACCGAATGCCCGCGTCAGCCAGGCCACGCTTGATCAAATCAGAAATTATACCGACCAACAACTCAGAGCGGCGGTAGCCAAACGTAAACCGCTGGTAAAAGAGGCCGGGCCAGCCACGCTGATCATGAAAACCGCCATCACTGCGGTAACCGCAGAGAATGAAGGTGTGCAGTTTTACGAAGTGATACCGATTGGTGCAGTGATTGCCGGAACCATGGCAGCAGCAGGGCACCGCACTCAGCAGAGTACGCTGTTTCTTGAAGTCCTGCTGATTGATGCGCAAAGCGGTAAGCCGATGGTTAAAATCGTGCGTAAGGGAATTGGCAAAAATATCGCTAACAGCAATACGCCAATTAACTTTGAAGATTTAAGACAGCCAATTAACAGTATGGTTAATGACACGGTGAACTTTCAGTCAGATCATTAAGTTTTTGTAAAAATGGATGCTTGCAGGTTCCTTCGAGCTAACGTTAAAGCCTCAGTCGCTGTCATTGCGCGTAAGACCGCGCGAACTTCAACATCGGATGGTTACCCGGAGGAACCTATGCCACGCCTGCTGTCGACCCTGATTGTCAGTACCTCACTGCTGTTTTCCGCTTCGCTAATGGCGGCAGAGGTTACCGTAGAACAGCTGCAAGATAAGTTGGATCACCCGTGGGCACTGGCTTTTCTGCCCGGCAAAGCGGATATTTTAATTACTGAGCGTTCCGGTCAGCTGCGTTTGTGGCATCCACAGAACGGCCTGTCTGAACCTATTACGGGAGTGCCGAAGGTCTGGGCGCACCGCCAGGGCGGGCTACTGGATGTGGTGCTGGCTCCTGACTTTGGGCAAAGCCGCCGGGTCTGGCTGAGCTTTACCGAAGCAGGCGTCAATGGCGGTGCCGGTGCCTCGGTAGGTTATGGGATACTGAGCGAAGATAACCGTCAGCTGAAGGACTTTAAGGTGGTGCTGCGCCAGCAGCCTCAGCTCTCCAGCGGAGCCAATCTCGGCACCCGTATGGCGTTTGATCGTGATGGCTATCTGTATATTGTATTTGGCGATAATTTTCACAGCGCCACCGCGCAGGATCTGAGTAAGCTGCAGGGCAAAATGGTCCGGCTGACCGCCGACGGTGAAGTCCCGAAAGATAATCCGTTTGTTGGCCGCGAAAATGCGCGTGCTGAAATCTGGGCCTGGGGTTTGCGCAATCCACAGGGGGTGGCATTTAATCCATGGACGCAGCAGATATGGGAAAGTGAACACGGCGCGCGCGGCGGTGATGAAGTCAATATTATTGAGAAAGGTAAAAACTACGGCTGGCCGCTGGCGACCTGGGGGCTGGACTACAGTGGTGAAAAAGTGCCGGAATCCAAAGGCGGTGAAGTCGAAGGAACGGAACAGCCGATCTTCTGGTGGAAAGTGTCACCTGCTATCAGCGGGATGGCGTTCTATAACAGCGCAAAATTCCCGACGTGGAAAAACTCGCTGTTTATTGGCGCGTTGAAACAGCAAAGCCTGATTCGTCTGACGATCAACGGTGAGAAGGTGACTGAGCAGGAACGTCTGCTGGAGGATCGCCACGAACGTATTCGTGATGTGCGCGTCGGGCCGGACGGCTTCCTTTACGTCCTGACCGATGAAAGCGATGGCAAATTGCTGAAAGTCGGATTGAAATAACTCAGCGAGGTGGCCAGTTGGCCCTGGTCACCTGCCGGATTATTTTACCCAGCGACACACTTCCCAGCCGCGCCCCAGCGCTTCCTGATGCAGCCGGTCATCCGGATTAATCACACAGGCATGGTCTGCCTGTTCCAGCAGCGGGATGTCATTCATTGAGTCGCTGTAGGCCCAGGTGCGATGGAAAGTTTGCCCGGTCTGACGGGATTTCCAGTCGGCCAGTCGGCTGACTTTGCCCTCTTTATAGGTCATAGTGCCGTAAGTCAGACCGCTATACCGGTCATCGACGATTTCAACGCCCACCGCCAGCGCACCATGAGCGCCCAGCTGCTGCGCAATCGGTGCCACCAGGTGCTCGCCGCTGGCAGAAATCACCAGAATGGTATCGCCACGCTGTTGATGCCACGCCAGACGCTCGCGTGCGTCCGGATAGACCCGTGGCAGAATATCGCGCTGAACAAAGCGGCGTATCCAGCCGGATACCGTCAGCGTCGCCATTCCTGACAGCGGGGCGAGGGTGGTATTCATATACTCTTCCATCGACAGCGTGCCCTGATAATACTGGGCCATCAGTTCCTGCTCCTGCTTGAGCACTGTTTCCGGCGCAAAGCCCTGCGATACCAGCCAGCGTAGCCACAGACTGGTACTGTCTTCGCAAATCAGCGTCTCATCAAGGTCGAAAAGGGCTAAATCCATGGTGACTCTCCTCAGGCAACTGATCTCAGGTTAGCGGATTTTTGTGACAGCCTTAACTGATCTGCGAAAAATTCAGAATCACACCCATTTTATCTGGTCGGAAATCAGGCAGAAATTACGCTGTTTCGCAGCAAAGCCCAGATTTATCTAATAAACTCTAAAAAACTTTACGGTCATACTGTTTTTTTCAGTTAGCCGAAAGGTTAGCGTAGTAGGTTAAGTGCTGTTGGATAACATCATGAAACCTTTAAAATTTTAAATGGATACTCTGGTCACGTCATGAACAAAACTCGCCTCTTCGCCAGTGTCCGGGCACTGGCTGCCAGCACTACCCTGATTGTGATAACAACCTCTTTCGCTCGCGCTGAGCAAGCCCCTGCGGCACCGCAGATTGATGCTAAAGCATGGATTTTAATGGATTATGCCAGTGGTAAAGTGCTGGCCGAGTCCGGTGCTGATGAGCGGCTTGATCCCGCCAGCCTGACCAAAATGATGGCCAGTTATGTTATCGGGCAAGCGATCAAAACCGGAAAAATCAGCAACGATGATTTAGTAACCGTCGGTAAAGATGCCTGGGCTACCGGTAACCCTGTTCTGCAAGGCTCCTCACTGATGTTCCTGAAACCAGGCGACCGTATACCGGTATCTGAACTGAACAAAGGTATCGTCATTCAGTCCGGTAATGATGCCAGTATCGCGCTGGCCGATTACGTCGCCGGCAGTCAGGACTCTTTTGTTGGCCTGATGAACAACTATGTTAAAGCACTTGGTCTGCAAAACACCCACTTCAAAACCGTTCACGGCCTCGATTCCGATGGGCAGTATAGTACCGCACGCGATATGGCACTGATTGGCCAGGCGCTGATCCGTGATGTGCCGGAAGAGTACGCGCTGCATAAAGAAAAAGAGTTTACCTTCAACAAAATTCGCCAGCATAACCGTAATCGTCTGCTGTGGAGCAGCAATCTGCAGGTGGATGGAATTAAAACCGGCCACACTTCAGGGGCGGGAAATAACCTGGTGGCTTCAGCCACCGAAGGGGATATGCGGCTGATTTCTGTGGTGCTGGGTGCCGCAACTGACAGTATTCGTTTCCGCGAAAGTGAAAAGTTGCTGACGTGGGGCTTCCGTTTCTGGGAAACCGTGACGCCAATTAAGGCCAACACGGCATTTTCTACCCAGCGGGTATGGTTTGGCGACAGTAAGCAGGTCAAGCTGGGCGTTGAGAAAGATGCCGCACTGACCATCCCGAAAGGGCAGATGAAGAATATGAAGGCCAGCTTTACCCTAACGTCACCGCAGCTACAGGCGCCGTTAAAGAAATATCAGCAGGTAGGAACTATCGACTTCCAGCTTAACGGTAAGACTATTGAGCAGCGTCCGCTGGTAGTACTGGATGAGGTGCAGGAAGGGGGCTTCTTCAGCCGTATCTGGGACTTTGTGATGATGAAGCTGGATGGTTGGTTTGGAAAGTGGTTTTCCTGATTAAAACGGGCGGCTAAGCGCCGCCCGCGAACCTTATCCTACCAGGTTAAACAGAATTCCCGAAATCGCTACCAGGCCGATCAGTACCACAAACACGTTACTGGCCGCGCCGCTGTATTTGCGCATCGCCGGAACCTTGTTGATTGCGTACATCGGCATCAGGAACAGCAATACTGCGATAATCGGACCACCAAGGGTTTCAATCATTCCGAGAATGCTTGGGTTCCAGCTGGCAACAATCCAGGTGGTTACCAGCATAAACAGCGCAGTGAAACGGTTAAGTTTGTTCTCGCTAATCTGCTTGCCGCGACCGCGCAGCGATTTCACCACCAGACCGTTAAAACCTTCACGAGCTCCCAGATAGTGACCAAGGAAGGATTTGGTAATCGCCACGATGGCAATAATCGGTGCCAGCCACGCCATCATTGGCGTATTAAAGTGGTTAGCCAGATACGAAAGAATCGAAATATTCTGCTGTTTTGCTTCTGCCAGGTTTTCCGGTGTCAGGCTGAGTACGCAGCTGAAGACAAAAAACATCACCGTTATCACCATCATCAGATGGCTGAAAGCCAGGATGCGAGAGCATTTAGGCTCGGCCTGATCGCCATACTCTTCACGCTTCGCTACGGCGAAAGCAGAGATAATCGGGGAGTGGTTAAAGGAGAAAACCATCACCGGGATTGCCAGCCATAACGTCATGAGCAGACCGTTGCCACTGCCTGCCAGTGAAACATTGTCGAAAATCGCGCTGCTCCAGTTAGGGATTAACCACACCGCCAACAGCATCAGCACTGCGACAAATGGAAACACCAGCAGACTCATGGTTTTGACAATGATATCTTTACCAAAGCGCACGATGGTCATCAGGCCAATCAACAAAATCAGTGCCAGTAATGCACGCGGCGGTGATTGCAGATGCAGCTGATGGGTAATAAAGCTGTCGACGGTATTGGTGATTGCCACGCTGTAGACCAGCAGGATTGGATAGATGGCAAGGAAGTAGAGCAGGGTGATCAGCTTACCGGCACCGACGCCGAAATGTTCTTCCACCACCTCAGTGATATCTGCGCCAGGCTTGCTGCCAGACAGCACAAAACGACACAGGCCGCGATGCGCGTAGTAGGTCATCGGGAAAGCCAGCACCGCCATAATAATCAGCGGAATAAGCCCGCCAATCCCGGCGTTTATCGGCAGAAACAGTACGCCTGCGCCGATGGCCGTGCCGTATAAACCCAACATCCACATGGTGTCACTTTTACGCCACGCCATCACACTTTGCTGTTTATCATCCGCCAAAATCGCGGTTTGAGACGAGTCCATAATCTTCTCCAGTGCTGTCCACAACAGAAAACAATCAATTATCACCCGACGATCGCGCCTGCTCATGCGCTGTAAAAATAATCGTCAACCACAGCAGTGATTAATCATCGCTATTATTTTATGGCGCACACTCTACCACCGGAATAAGCAGAAGACAGCGTTAGTTTGGCGATATCAGGTGATCAGGATCACAACTGCATTAATATTTTTAGTTAATTAAGCTGTCTTTTGCTGAAGATGTTTATTGCATGTTCTGGTTAACCGAGGATTTACAGTCTTAATAACTATATTCTAACTTTTTCTCAACTATTAAACATTGTCATTGTTGTTGATTTTATGCACAGTGAAAAAATAAAAATGATTTAAATCATGAAGTTGTATCTTTGATAAATAAATATGGCTACATAATGCGCGGGTTGCGCAACAGGATTAATAATCGTCTGACAAACAGCGCTTATTGCGCAATAAATGATGAGGTGGCAGGAAAGGTATTATTTAGCAGGAAAGGCTGAAGGAAAAAGCTAAAAATTCAACAGGCTAAAAATATTAAGACCCGCATCGCTGCGGGCCTTTCAGCATTAATCGCGGACCCAGCCTTTACGTATCGGAAAGGAGAACAGTAAACGATACAACTGACTGAGCACACTCAGCATGCGGTTACCGTAGAACTGCCACGCCAGTTGGGAGAACAGGCAACCGAGCATTCCGACCAGCAAACCGCCAATCATATCCATTGGCCAGTGCACGCCGAGGAACACGCGTGACCAGGCAATTAACACGCCCGCCAACATTAAAATCGCGCCCGACCAGCGGCGATGCCAAAACAGGAAGGAGAGTGCAAAAGTGAAAATGGTGGTGCCATGATCGCTTGGATAGGAGTAATCCGGCGCGTGTTCAAGGAACTGATGGCCGATATTGAGCGTAAAAGGGCGCGGGTGTGGAAACAGTGAGCCCAGACACCAGGAGATCGCCAGCGCATAGATCAGCGCAATACCGGTTTTCAGCACCAGCTCACGTTGCGAGGTAACACGATCTTTTGGTCCCCACAGCCATAATGCGACAATCAGCAGTGGCACAATAGCGATCAGATCTCGTGCTATAAAGGTGGCCAGCGCAAGCAACCACTGCGGCGATTCTGGTGTGGCGTTAATCCAGAGAAACAGCGTCCGGTTTAACTCTTCCATTATCAGTTATCCTCTTCCTGTTAAGCAGATGCCTGACGCATCTAAAAATGAAACGTTGCTCTGCGCATCACCGGAGAAATTCCACTGACCAGCAGCGCAAAAAAAAAGCATTAAAACGAGGGGGATAGCTTAAAATAGCGCTATTAAGTGGTAAATAGAGTTTATCCTAATCGGCGCTGATGTTGTGGTTTGGTTTAACATTAATGTCAGTTTTATGACGGTGACACGCTGAATACTTCGCGGAGCAGCAAGTTTCTCGCCCGGCATCAGTTGGGGTTCTGCAACCATTGCCCATAAAAAAACCCGCTAGTCATTTGACTAACGGGCTCCACAATTTGGGGATTTCAAAGAAAAGCAGTGGCACTAATTAAGACTGTGCGGGTAACAGAAAGTTCTCTGTCATTGATAATTATTTTTTAACCAGGCAGAAGCGGCCAGATAATCACAATAAAGGTTCCGGCCAGCGTCAATAACACATTGGCGATAGCATAGGTGCCGGCGTAGCCCAGAGCCGGAATATTGCTGCGTGCGGTATCGCTGATGATTTCCATCGCTGGCGCGCAGGTACGCGCACCCATTATCGCGCCGAACAGCAGTGCGCGGTTCATTCGTAAAACGTAAGCGCCGAACAGGAAGCAGATCACTACCGGTACTAAACTGACCGCCAGCCCGGAGAACAGCATCTGCAAGCCGGTGATGCCGAAGCCGTGCGCCATGCCGCTGCCAGCACTCAGCCCGACACCAGCCATAAACACCATCAGGCCAAACTCTTTCACCATGGTCAGCGCACCCTGCGGGATATAGCCGAAAGTCGGGTGGTTGGCGCGCAAAAAGCCGAGCATGATACCGGCAAACAGCAGTCCTGCCGCATTCCCAATACCAAAGCTAAAGCTGCTGAACTGGAAAGTGATCATGCCAATCATCAGGCCGATGATAAAGAAGGCGCAGAAGGCCAGCAGATCGGTCAACTGGCTGTGAATCGAGATAAAGCCGATGCGGTCAGCAACGGTTTTAACCCGGCGCGCTTCGCCGCTGACTTGCAGCACATCGCCTTTATTCAGCATGATGCTATCGTCAATCGGCATCTCAATCTGGCTGCGAATCACCCGGTTGAGAAAGCAGCCGTGGTCGGTCAGCTTCAGCTGGCTGAGGCGCTTGTTCACCGCATTGTGATTTTTAACCACAATCTCTTCGGTCACGATGCGCATATCCAGCAGATCGCGGTCGAATACCTCTTTGCCGTTGCGGAAACTGGTGTCGAGGCGCGAATGCGCGTCAGGATAGCCAACCAGAGAAATTTCATCCCCTTGCTGTAACACCGCATCGCCGTCCGGATTCGCCAGAATGCCGTTACGACGAATGCGTTCAATATAGCAACCGGTTTGGCGATAAATCCCCAATTCACGCAGGTTTTTGCCGTCAGCCCAGGCCACCAGTTCTGGCCCGACGCGATAGGCGCGGATCACCGGTAAATAGACTTTACGCTGGCTGTCGGTATCCAGGCCACGTTCACGGGCGATCTGCTGCGCGCTGGTCGGCAGATCCTGGTGCTGTAATTTTGGCAAATAGCGTGCGCCAAATATCAGGCTGACCAGCCCGACCAAATAGGTCAGGGCGTAACCGAGGCTGAGATTATCCTGCATGATGCTGAGCGATTTGCCATCGCTGACAGTCTGGCGCAGCGTATCACCGGCACCCACCAGCACCGGCGTGGAGGTCATTGAGCCTGCCAGCATCCCGGCGGTTAAGCCGATATCCCAGCCCAGCAGTTTACCCAGGCCCAGCGCCATCGCCATTGCACTGATTACCATCACCAGCGCCAGCATCAGATAGTTTTTGCCGTCGCGAAAGAAGATTGAGAAAAAGTTTGGTCCGGCTTCTACGCCGACACAAAAAATAAATAACATAAAGCCAAGGTTTAGCGCTTCGGTATTGATCGCGAAGTGTTGTTGTCCTAACAACAGCGATACCACTAAAACACCAATGGAATTACCCAGTTGTACAGAACCTAAGCGTAATTTACCTAAGCAAAGACCCAAAGCCAGTACGACAAATAATAACAGGATGTAATTCCCGCTTAACAATTCTGCGACGTTTATGTTCACGGCTTAACTTCTTGTTTACCAGTAACTTGTTGAT contains the following coding sequences:
- a CDS encoding DUF3313 domain-containing protein, with amino-acid sequence MFIQRKMLLASVVAVSVVLAGCTSKVADTRQFSGFLPDYSQLRATQSASGQDTLRWISPDFKESDYRGIVFTPVIYYPAAAPNARVSQATLDQIRNYTDQQLRAAVAKRKPLVKEAGPATLIMKTAITAVTAENEGVQFYEVIPIGAVIAGTMAAAGHRTQQSTLFLEVLLIDAQSGKPMVKIVRKGIGKNIANSNTPINFEDLRQPINSMVNDTVNFQSDH
- a CDS encoding aspartate:alanine antiporter — protein: MNINVAELLSGNYILLLFVVLALGLCLGKLRLGSVQLGNSIGVLVVSLLLGQQHFAINTEALNLGFMLFIFCVGVEAGPNFFSIFFRDGKNYLMLALVMVISAMAMALGLGKLLGWDIGLTAGMLAGSMTSTPVLVGAGDTLRQTVSDGKSLSIMQDNLSLGYALTYLVGLVSLIFGARYLPKLQHQDLPTSAQQIARERGLDTDSQRKVYLPVIRAYRVGPELVAWADGKNLRELGIYRQTGCYIERIRRNGILANPDGDAVLQQGDEISLVGYPDAHSRLDTSFRNGKEVFDRDLLDMRIVTEEIVVKNHNAVNKRLSQLKLTDHGCFLNRVIRSQIEMPIDDSIMLNKGDVLQVSGEARRVKTVADRIGFISIHSQLTDLLAFCAFFIIGLMIGMITFQFSSFSFGIGNAAGLLFAGIMLGFLRANHPTFGYIPQGALTMVKEFGLMVFMAGVGLSAGSGMAHGFGITGLQMLFSGLAVSLVPVVICFLFGAYVLRMNRALLFGAIMGARTCAPAMEIISDTARSNIPALGYAGTYAIANVLLTLAGTFIVIIWPLLPG
- a CDS encoding HAD family hydrolase, with amino-acid sequence MDLALFDLDETLICEDSTSLWLRWLVSQGFAPETVLKQEQELMAQYYQGTLSMEEYMNTTLAPLSGMATLTVSGWIRRFVQRDILPRVYPDARERLAWHQQRGDTILVISASGEHLVAPIAQQLGAHGALAVGVEIVDDRYSGLTYGTMTYKEGKVSRLADWKSRQTGQTFHRTWAYSDSMNDIPLLEQADHACVINPDDRLHQEALGRGWEVCRWVK
- a CDS encoding PQQ-dependent sugar dehydrogenase, producing the protein MPRLLSTLIVSTSLLFSASLMAAEVTVEQLQDKLDHPWALAFLPGKADILITERSGQLRLWHPQNGLSEPITGVPKVWAHRQGGLLDVVLAPDFGQSRRVWLSFTEAGVNGGAGASVGYGILSEDNRQLKDFKVVLRQQPQLSSGANLGTRMAFDRDGYLYIVFGDNFHSATAQDLSKLQGKMVRLTADGEVPKDNPFVGRENARAEIWAWGLRNPQGVAFNPWTQQIWESEHGARGGDEVNIIEKGKNYGWPLATWGLDYSGEKVPESKGGEVEGTEQPIFWWKVSPAISGMAFYNSAKFPTWKNSLFIGALKQQSLIRLTINGEKVTEQERLLEDRHERIRDVRVGPDGFLYVLTDESDGKLLKVGLK
- a CDS encoding serine hydrolase; translation: MNKTRLFASVRALAASTTLIVITTSFARAEQAPAAPQIDAKAWILMDYASGKVLAESGADERLDPASLTKMMASYVIGQAIKTGKISNDDLVTVGKDAWATGNPVLQGSSLMFLKPGDRIPVSELNKGIVIQSGNDASIALADYVAGSQDSFVGLMNNYVKALGLQNTHFKTVHGLDSDGQYSTARDMALIGQALIRDVPEEYALHKEKEFTFNKIRQHNRNRLLWSSNLQVDGIKTGHTSGAGNNLVASATEGDMRLISVVLGAATDSIRFRESEKLLTWGFRFWETVTPIKANTAFSTQRVWFGDSKQVKLGVEKDAALTIPKGQMKNMKASFTLTSPQLQAPLKKYQQVGTIDFQLNGKTIEQRPLVVLDEVQEGGFFSRIWDFVMMKLDGWFGKWFS
- a CDS encoding HAAAP family serine/threonine permease, with product MDSSQTAILADDKQQSVMAWRKSDTMWMLGLYGTAIGAGVLFLPINAGIGGLIPLIIMAVLAFPMTYYAHRGLCRFVLSGSKPGADITEVVEEHFGVGAGKLITLLYFLAIYPILLVYSVAITNTVDSFITHQLHLQSPPRALLALILLIGLMTIVRFGKDIIVKTMSLLVFPFVAVLMLLAVWLIPNWSSAIFDNVSLAGSGNGLLMTLWLAIPVMVFSFNHSPIISAFAVAKREEYGDQAEPKCSRILAFSHLMMVITVMFFVFSCVLSLTPENLAEAKQQNISILSYLANHFNTPMMAWLAPIIAIVAITKSFLGHYLGAREGFNGLVVKSLRGRGKQISENKLNRFTALFMLVTTWIVASWNPSILGMIETLGGPIIAVLLFLMPMYAINKVPAMRKYSGAASNVFVVLIGLVAISGILFNLVG
- the ybjG gene encoding undecaprenyl-diphosphate phosphatase, coding for MEELNRTLFLWINATPESPQWLLALATFIARDLIAIVPLLIVALWLWGPKDRVTSQRELVLKTGIALIYALAISWCLGSLFPHPRPFTLNIGHQFLEHAPDYSYPSDHGTTIFTFALSFLFWHRRWSGAILMLAGVLIAWSRVFLGVHWPMDMIGGLLVGMLGCLFSQLAWQFYGNRMLSVLSQLYRLLFSFPIRKGWVRD